The following nucleotide sequence is from Amia ocellicauda isolate fAmiCal2 chromosome 2, fAmiCal2.hap1, whole genome shotgun sequence.
CACAAAGAACTGGACCTCGAATTCGACTTGGGGAACCTGATGGCTTTCGATAAAAACCCTCCCGATAGCCGGGGTTTCAGAAACCAGAATAAGGATCAGTTTCTTCTCTCCCTAGCCCGGGACAACACGCAACTCCTCATCAACGAGCTGTGGAAACTACCGACGGAGAGAGTCGAGGAGGTGGTGGTCGTCAAACTACCCGAACCCACTACCCGGCTACCCAGAGAGAAACCAGCCCCGAAACCAAGACCTCCTACAAAATGGGAGGAATTCGCCAAACTGAAGGggattcagaagaaaaagaaaaccaactTGGTGTGGGACGAGGTACACAAGGAGTGGAAGAGGCGATGGGGCTACAACCGCGCCAAGGATGACACCAAAGAGTGGCTGATCGAGGTCCCGGAGACCGCCGACCCCAATGAAGACCAGTTCGCCAAGCGAGTGAAGGCCAAGAAGGAGAGGGTGGCGAAGAACGAGTTGAACCGGCTGAGGAACATCGCCCGAGCCCAGAAGATCAAAGTGCCCGGGGTGGGACTGGCACCCACCGACCAGCCGTCCAAAAACGAACTGGGCAAGGCCGTCCAGGTGGCCAGGGTGTCCACGGCCTCGGTGGGTAAATTTCAAGACCGGCTCCCCAAGGAGAAGCCGCTCAGGAACTCCGGGAAGAAAAGGAAGTTCCAGCCCCTCATCGGCGACTTCTCCGCGGAGAAGCAGAGACAGCTGGACTTGCTGAAGATCATGGACACCAAGAAACCCAGGCTTGACATCAACAAAGCGGTGAACAAGCAGATGAGGGAGGAAGACGCGGAATCCGGCTCTAGGAGGAAAATGACGGGCAAAAAGGGACGGAGGAGTAACTTTTCTGGGAAAGGGAAGGGGAAGGGCAAAGGCAAAGGAAAGGGGCAAGCTAGTGGCGGTGGCAAGAACAGAAAACCGCGCATGAAGCTCGGAAAACGATAAATGACCCAGTGACTTTTGATATCTTCTCCAGACTTTGAAAGACCTGTATGACCTGATCTGATTCAGATCGCTTCTTCTCTGTAAGGCTGGATATCACACGTTTGTTTGCACATGGGGTGTCCACCCACGTGTAATTTCGTCACTTTTGCTATGCTAAAGTGGCGTGGATTCATTTTCACAAAAGCTCGCTTATATGTAACgttattttctaaataaataaaacacctttATT
It contains:
- the rrs1 gene encoding ribosome biogenesis regulatory protein homolog; its protein translation is MAACSVEDVLAKAERDEAEKLKSISVHKELDLEFDLGNLMAFDKNPPDSRGFRNQNKDQFLLSLARDNTQLLINELWKLPTERVEEVVVVKLPEPTTRLPREKPAPKPRPPTKWEEFAKLKGIQKKKKTNLVWDEVHKEWKRRWGYNRAKDDTKEWLIEVPETADPNEDQFAKRVKAKKERVAKNELNRLRNIARAQKIKVPGVGLAPTDQPSKNELGKAVQVARVSTASVGKFQDRLPKEKPLRNSGKKRKFQPLIGDFSAEKQRQLDLLKIMDTKKPRLDINKAVNKQMREEDAESGSRRKMTGKKGRRSNFSGKGKGKGKGKGKGQASGGGKNRKPRMKLGKR